From a region of the Fischerella sp. JS2 genome:
- a CDS encoding O-antigen ligase family protein, which translates to MLTNQRPRSSIVSLLIGLSGVGIGIVAGFFAGAKPLYLYLLLVAIPVVIFFFARFEQAVIGLLILRSTLDPWSSQQLPAAFAVGLDALTLMYVTVKLLTGQRMHTDGFWWFFAGWVAVQGLWVILLPLGGLGLDASLLPESIREWIRLFSWLMVYLLVTQLKDRLPPEKVISGLFLALVIPVTVALLQIFMPSILPPFLGAGGDDGSRIKGSIGHSNGFVTFLLLFIGLTYWKLKQSRQYLPWLLLLGLLAFLYVNTKALFGLMMVATFVLVLIAPRLNIPNFIGGAIFLVLVIGLFASTEFGRERLSSIANTPLLNPDIDVWRAILLSQGDTNSFNWRLAHWNLLLNAWQQFPILGYGLASAQAIGKGFLAHNDYIRALVEGGIVGFVTFLVFLGVQGIRIIQLMQSAPRGSAKRDLCSIMLALFLSIPVAMITENIWSHTTLFFYWMTLMAVAGWDWNQRNTVSVNPSGQL; encoded by the coding sequence ATGTTGACTAATCAACGCCCACGTTCCTCTATAGTGTCCCTTTTGATTGGGTTATCAGGTGTAGGCATTGGCATAGTTGCAGGATTTTTTGCAGGTGCTAAACCCCTGTATCTATATCTACTTCTGGTGGCAATACCTGTAGTTATCTTCTTCTTTGCCAGGTTTGAGCAAGCTGTTATCGGTTTATTAATCCTGCGTAGCACTCTTGATCCTTGGTCTAGTCAGCAATTACCAGCAGCATTTGCAGTTGGGCTAGACGCTCTAACTTTGATGTATGTGACGGTGAAGTTGCTAACTGGACAGAGGATGCATACCGATGGATTTTGGTGGTTCTTTGCTGGCTGGGTAGCAGTACAAGGACTATGGGTGATACTTCTACCTCTGGGAGGATTGGGATTAGATGCTTCGTTGTTGCCAGAAAGCATTCGTGAGTGGATTCGTCTTTTTTCGTGGCTGATGGTATATCTGCTAGTCACGCAGCTAAAGGATCGACTTCCTCCTGAGAAAGTCATTTCTGGGCTGTTTTTGGCTCTAGTTATACCAGTCACAGTCGCATTGCTGCAAATATTTATGCCTTCAATCCTACCTCCCTTCCTCGGGGCTGGTGGAGATGATGGTTCTCGCATCAAGGGAAGTATTGGTCACTCTAATGGTTTTGTAACCTTTTTGTTGCTATTTATCGGTCTAACCTACTGGAAGTTAAAGCAATCAAGACAATATTTGCCCTGGTTGTTACTGCTGGGTTTACTGGCTTTTTTGTATGTGAACACTAAAGCTCTGTTTGGTTTGATGATGGTTGCTACTTTTGTTCTGGTTTTGATTGCTCCTCGACTAAATATACCTAACTTCATCGGTGGAGCCATATTTTTGGTGCTAGTCATCGGACTATTTGCCAGTACAGAATTTGGACGAGAACGCCTTAGCTCGATCGCTAACACACCGCTATTAAATCCAGATATTGATGTGTGGCGGGCAATTCTATTGTCTCAGGGTGATACTAACAGTTTCAACTGGCGGCTTGCCCACTGGAATTTACTTCTCAATGCTTGGCAACAGTTTCCCATTCTTGGTTATGGTTTGGCAAGCGCCCAAGCAATTGGTAAAGGATTTCTTGCCCACAATGATTACATCCGGGCTTTAGTAGAAGGGGGAATTGTTGGTTTTGTAACTTTTTTAGTGTTTTTAGGCGTTCAGGGTATACGCATCATTCAATTAATGCAGTCAGCACCTCGTGGAAGTGCAAAGCGTGACTTGTGTTCGATTATGTTGGCTCTTTTTCTATCTATACCCGTGGCAATGATTACTGAAAACATTTGGAGTCACACCACTCTCTTTTTCTATTGGATGACTCTGATGGCAGTAGCTGGTTGGGATTGGAACCAGAGGAATACTGTTTCGGTTAATCCTTCAGGACAGCTTTGA
- a CDS encoding methyltransferase domain-containing protein, producing MSTTAITNFPLKLTTSIQQLLCCPVCYSPLALTPSQLECKNSQCRACFPIINGTPILINETSSVFSINDFVNHNHSHLNPKSKLERLLINLIPGINLNITTKTNYQKFIELLLEQNQNPQVLVIGGSVVGKGMEPLLSVPEIELIETDVAFGSRISVICDAHNLPFEADSFDGVVVQAVLEHVVDPNRCVEEIYRVLKPHGLVYSETPFMQQVHLGKYDFTRFTHLGHRRLFRKFVEIDSGAVCGPGMALAWSYQYFLLSFVSRPLTRALVKAFARITLFWLKYFDYYLINQPGTFDSASGYYFLGMKSEQILSDKELITLYKGTQSSSF from the coding sequence ATGAGTACCACAGCGATAACAAATTTTCCTCTCAAATTAACAACAAGTATTCAACAACTGCTTTGCTGTCCAGTTTGTTATTCTCCCTTGGCATTAACCCCGTCTCAATTAGAATGCAAAAATTCTCAATGCAGAGCTTGTTTTCCTATCATTAATGGCACACCAATTTTGATTAATGAAACATCTAGTGTGTTCTCTATTAATGATTTTGTCAATCACAATCATAGTCATCTCAATCCCAAATCTAAGCTAGAAAGATTGCTCATAAATCTGATTCCAGGAATTAATCTCAATATCACGACAAAAACAAATTATCAAAAATTTATAGAACTTCTACTAGAGCAGAATCAAAATCCTCAGGTTTTAGTAATTGGTGGTAGTGTAGTGGGTAAAGGTATGGAACCTTTATTATCGGTTCCGGAAATTGAACTAATTGAAACAGATGTGGCTTTTGGTTCTCGTATATCAGTCATCTGTGATGCCCATAATCTACCTTTTGAAGCAGACTCATTTGATGGTGTTGTTGTACAAGCTGTCCTTGAACATGTAGTAGATCCAAACCGTTGTGTCGAAGAAATTTATCGAGTTTTAAAACCTCATGGTTTGGTTTACTCAGAAACTCCGTTTATGCAACAAGTACACTTAGGAAAATATGATTTTACTCGCTTCACTCACTTAGGACACCGACGTCTGTTCCGTAAATTTGTAGAAATTGATAGTGGTGCAGTATGTGGTCCAGGAATGGCGTTAGCTTGGTCATATCAATATTTTCTTTTGAGTTTTGTTAGTAGGCCATTAACTAGAGCATTGGTTAAAGCTTTCGCCAGAATAACATTATTTTGGTTAAAGTATTTTGACTACTACCTAATTAATCAGCCTGGTACATTTGATTCTGCTTCTGGATATTATTTTCTGGGAATGAAAAGTGAGCAAATTTTATCGGATAAAGAGTTGATAACACTCTATAAAGGAACACAGTCAAGTTCTTTTTAG
- a CDS encoding acyltransferase: MSQKRLNLIQVFRGLAAMLIVLAHTDLIFNQNLNQDFLFKIFTFGGSGVDFFFVLSGFIIFYVHRYEIGKPNKLKSFLLKRITRIYPLYWIILLSKISASLFFAYNSDISQRSMGEFVKAFLLFPLDRHILSTSFLGVSWTLTFEVLFYILFALLIGLKPKLARPIIMTWLLGVTLNFIGVIELPANNLFIQYLFADYNLEFVMGFLAAYVLLNFLLKSKINWEMLLISLGAFMYTLSAINYFYKFIETSPVMTFGISSTLLILGATLLELKKTINIPHLLLYIGNASYSIFLMHGFFINNMTKILKKLLPDIFGSIFILNILGIIIAIISIICGYIIYAYLEKPLLSIFKPKVATI, from the coding sequence ATGTCACAAAAAAGACTAAATCTTATTCAGGTATTTCGAGGATTGGCGGCTATGCTTATAGTCCTTGCTCATACAGACCTTATATTTAATCAGAATCTTAATCAAGATTTTTTGTTTAAAATATTTACCTTTGGAGGCTCTGGCGTAGATTTTTTCTTTGTCTTAAGCGGTTTTATAATTTTTTATGTTCATCGATATGAGATTGGCAAACCAAATAAACTTAAATCATTTTTACTCAAACGAATTACACGCATTTACCCACTTTATTGGATAATCTTATTGAGTAAAATCTCTGCTTCATTATTTTTCGCCTACAATTCAGATATTAGCCAGCGTAGTATGGGAGAATTTGTCAAAGCTTTTCTCCTCTTTCCTCTAGACAGACATATTCTTTCTACGAGTTTTCTGGGAGTTAGCTGGACATTAACCTTTGAAGTTCTATTTTACATTTTGTTTGCGTTGTTAATTGGATTAAAGCCCAAGCTTGCTAGACCAATAATTATGACTTGGTTGTTAGGAGTAACTTTGAATTTTATTGGTGTAATTGAATTACCTGCAAATAATTTATTTATTCAGTATCTTTTTGCAGATTATAATCTTGAGTTTGTGATGGGCTTTCTTGCTGCCTATGTTTTATTAAACTTTTTATTAAAATCAAAGATTAACTGGGAAATGCTTTTAATCTCTCTAGGAGCCTTTATGTATACCTTGTCAGCTATAAATTATTTCTATAAATTCATAGAAACATCTCCTGTAATGACATTTGGTATTTCTTCAACTTTACTTATTCTTGGTGCTACATTATTAGAGTTAAAAAAGACGATCAATATTCCTCATCTACTTTTATATATAGGTAATGCATCATATTCTATCTTTTTAATGCACGGTTTTTTCATCAATAATATGACAAAAATATTGAAGAAACTACTACCAGATATTTTTGGCAGTATTTTTATATTAAATATTTTGGGAATAATCATTGCCATCATATCTATCATTTGTGGATACATTATTTATGCGTATCTGGAAAAACCCTTGCTCTCAATTTTCAAGCCTAAGGTTGCTACGATTTAG
- a CDS encoding glycosyltransferase has protein sequence MSQQLIIENNNTHINLPCERLPYRIVLVHPSAGVNWSGGAEILAIELARRLSCDFEVELLSGENCGSFSYPIKCIPRTYAFNTVHHPLIAPLLGGFTTPEIVVEHLTSFFPCLLRLLSKPADLIFPHNDYGGLAMAACVRSLQGTPILFTEHNSLLGKGDDGSLLQNGQCLKRNLRFCPDHLVVFDEATAAFTRNLKPTQPISIIPNGVNLNQFTPDGNQIDLGLPKPVVLCVASLNCKNQKRVELAIQAVSRLSKVSLVICGDGPDRAYFQSLGERLLSAERFAIRTFPFEQMPAIYRSVDVFTLPSIYEPFGLVYLEAMATGLPVVATEDEMRRYIIGDAGILCDVTNLDVYAHAIKDALSGSWSERAKQNAARFSWDAIALHYHDLILEMIVQSKKKLSLQTD, from the coding sequence ATGAGCCAACAATTAATTATTGAAAATAATAACACCCATATAAATCTACCGTGTGAAAGGCTACCTTACCGAATTGTTTTAGTTCATCCGAGTGCAGGAGTTAACTGGAGTGGTGGCGCGGAAATTCTTGCGATCGAGCTTGCACGCCGTCTGAGTTGCGACTTTGAAGTAGAACTGCTGAGTGGCGAGAATTGTGGCTCTTTTAGCTACCCCATCAAATGTATTCCTCGTACCTATGCTTTTAATACTGTACATCATCCTCTGATTGCTCCACTATTAGGCGGTTTCACAACTCCTGAGATTGTGGTGGAACACCTGACTAGTTTCTTTCCTTGCTTGCTGCGCCTTTTAAGTAAACCTGCTGATTTAATCTTTCCCCATAACGACTATGGTGGACTAGCTATGGCTGCTTGCGTGCGATCGCTCCAGGGAACCCCGATACTTTTCACCGAACACAATAGCTTATTGGGGAAAGGAGATGATGGCTCATTACTACAAAATGGCCAATGCTTGAAGCGGAATCTTCGCTTTTGTCCAGATCATTTGGTAGTTTTCGATGAAGCTACTGCTGCATTTACCCGTAATCTCAAACCAACACAACCAATCAGCATCATTCCCAATGGTGTAAATCTCAATCAATTTACCCCTGATGGCAACCAGATTGATTTAGGTTTGCCTAAACCAGTGGTGCTGTGTGTCGCTTCGTTGAATTGCAAGAATCAAAAGCGAGTTGAACTAGCCATTCAAGCAGTGTCTCGCCTCAGCAAGGTTAGTCTTGTGATTTGTGGAGATGGCCCTGATCGTGCCTATTTTCAGTCACTAGGTGAGCGTCTTTTGAGTGCAGAACGCTTTGCCATTCGTACCTTTCCCTTTGAGCAAATGCCTGCAATCTACCGTAGTGTTGATGTATTTACCCTCCCTTCTATCTATGAGCCGTTTGGACTTGTCTATTTAGAAGCAATGGCTACTGGTTTACCTGTAGTCGCGACTGAAGATGAAATGCGGCGATATATCATCGGTGACGCCGGGATTCTCTGTGATGTCACTAATCTAGATGTTTATGCTCATGCGATTAAAGATGCCTTAAGTGGCAGTTGGAGTGAGCGTGCAAAGCAAAATGCCGCACGCTTTAGTTGGGATGCGATCGCGCTGCATTACCATGATCTAATTCTAGAAATGATCGTGCAATCTAAGAAGAAATTATCTTTACAAACTGATTGA
- a CDS encoding glycosyltransferase family 2 protein, with translation MPKVSVIIQAYNAMNYLPETLESVLKQTFTDFEVLIINDGSTDNIVEWASQITDPRVKLISQENQGQSAARNLGVVLAKGDYLAFLDADDLWLPTKLEKQVNLLDKNPDVGLVDTWIALTDEHGKPTGTVIKTHAEGNVWKRIIERPTVICGSSPLVQSDCFEKVGLFDQKLSVSADWEMWIRIASRYSFAMIKEPLVFYRQHYNSQSKNCQKLLEDNSAVIEKTFKFVPPELQYIKRQSYGQVYLYLAWRALDNKRYQEAIDFRQQAVVNYPQLFFSWNYIRQGIALMVMHWLGVQGIDEVRNFSRGLRRRILTLKS, from the coding sequence ATGCCTAAAGTTTCTGTCATCATTCAAGCTTACAATGCTATGAATTATCTCCCAGAAACATTGGAGAGCGTTCTGAAGCAAACTTTTACTGATTTTGAGGTATTAATTATCAACGATGGTAGCACCGATAATATTGTCGAATGGGCTTCTCAAATCACAGACCCGCGTGTGAAATTAATCTCTCAAGAAAATCAAGGGCAATCTGCGGCTCGCAACCTTGGTGTTGTTCTTGCTAAAGGAGATTATTTAGCATTCTTAGATGCAGATGATCTTTGGCTGCCAACTAAATTAGAAAAACAAGTAAATCTTCTAGACAAAAATCCTGATGTTGGCTTGGTAGACACTTGGATAGCCTTAACTGATGAGCATGGTAAGCCCACAGGTACTGTAATTAAAACTCACGCCGAAGGTAATGTATGGAAGCGGATTATTGAGCGTCCTACAGTTATTTGTGGTAGTTCACCTTTAGTTCAGAGTGATTGTTTTGAAAAGGTCGGTTTATTTGATCAAAAATTATCTGTTTCAGCCGATTGGGAGATGTGGATTCGTATTGCTTCGCGTTATAGTTTTGCAATGATAAAAGAACCCTTAGTCTTTTATCGACAACACTACAATAGCCAGTCTAAAAACTGCCAAAAATTATTAGAAGATAATAGTGCAGTTATCGAGAAAACCTTTAAATTTGTACCCCCAGAATTGCAGTACATCAAGAGGCAAAGCTACGGACAAGTTTATTTATATTTAGCTTGGAGAGCTTTAGACAATAAAAGATACCAAGAAGCCATTGATTTTCGTCAACAAGCTGTTGTTAACTATCCACAATTGTTTTTCTCATGGAACTATATTCGCCAGGGAATAGCGCTCATGGTAATGCACTGGTTAGGTGTACAAGGAATTGATGAAGTACGAAACTTCAGCCGTGGTTTGCGACGACGTATCTTAACTTTAAAAAGCTAA
- a CDS encoding glycosyltransferase family 2 protein, with the protein MPKVSVIIPAYNAMTYLPETLESVLRQTFTDFEVLIVNDGSSDPILEWACGIVDPRVKLISQENQGVSTARNTGITHAQGEYIAFVDADDLWESTKLAKQIRCLEENPAIGLVHTWIVLIDEQGKSSGRVISSNAKGNVWKQVVEHNLIQTSTVLVRRCCLETVGVFDQNLRSAEDWELWVRIASRYLLAVVKEPLVFYRLHSCNTTKNWRLIEQGLSPVIEKVFQSIPPEAQYLKHRCYGRGNLHLAWKALQSDDKDCKWARHFRTLAVKYYPQLRYSRQYIRLSLAIAIMEWFGPFGFSRVMAFMYILRHRVFSI; encoded by the coding sequence ATGCCCAAGGTATCTGTCATTATTCCAGCATACAATGCAATGACTTATTTGCCAGAAACTCTAGAGAGTGTTTTACGGCAGACTTTCACAGATTTTGAAGTATTAATTGTTAATGATGGTAGTTCAGATCCTATCCTCGAATGGGCTTGTGGAATAGTAGATCCGCGTGTGAAACTGATTTCCCAAGAAAATCAAGGTGTATCTACGGCACGCAATACAGGTATTACCCATGCCCAAGGAGAGTATATAGCGTTTGTGGATGCTGACGATTTGTGGGAGTCAACTAAATTAGCAAAACAGATACGTTGTCTGGAAGAAAATCCAGCAATTGGCTTGGTGCATACTTGGATAGTTTTAATTGATGAGCAAGGTAAATCTTCGGGTAGGGTCATATCCTCAAATGCAAAGGGTAATGTGTGGAAGCAAGTAGTTGAACACAACCTTATCCAAACTTCCACAGTTTTAGTTCGTCGCTGTTGTTTGGAAACAGTAGGGGTATTTGACCAAAATTTACGTTCTGCCGAAGATTGGGAATTATGGGTACGTATTGCTTCTCGTTATCTATTGGCAGTAGTCAAAGAACCTTTGGTTTTTTATCGACTGCACTCTTGTAATACGACTAAAAACTGGCGATTGATAGAACAAGGTCTGAGTCCAGTCATTGAGAAAGTGTTTCAATCAATACCACCAGAAGCACAGTATCTAAAACATCGATGCTACGGCCGTGGCAACCTCCATCTAGCCTGGAAAGCCCTGCAAAGTGATGACAAAGACTGCAAGTGGGCGCGTCATTTTCGTACCTTAGCCGTCAAATACTATCCTCAGTTGCGTTACTCTCGCCAGTACATCCGTCTGAGTTTAGCGATCGCAATCATGGAATGGTTTGGTCCATTCGGCTTCAGCAGAGTGATGGCATTTATGTACATCCTGCGTCATCGCGTATTCAGTATATGA
- a CDS encoding glycosyltransferase family 2 protein, giving the protein MPKVSVIIPAYNSMTYLPKTLESVLRQTFTDFEVFIINDGSSDNIVEWALQIADPRVRLISQPNQGVSVARNIGITHAQGEYIAFLDADDLWEPTKLEKQVRCLEDNPAVGLVYTWTNFIDESDQPTGVSIVSHAEGNVWEQIVVRDMISTGSSPMIRRECFATVGVFDANISIGEDRDMWSRIAALYLFAVVKEPLTLYRRHSRNTTQNSNTIVHELHQVIEKSFHSAPLELLYLRNQSYGWMNFFAAWSALLDENNYKDAINYRRQAILHYPQIRYTFIYLRLSLAIAIIRWLGSQTYQEVRSLTRTLRRLMLGAAT; this is encoded by the coding sequence ATGCCCAAGGTATCTGTTATTATCCCAGCCTACAATAGCATGACTTATCTGCCAAAAACTCTAGAAAGTGTATTGAGGCAGACTTTCACAGACTTTGAAGTATTCATCATTAATGATGGTAGCTCAGACAATATCGTTGAATGGGCGTTGCAGATAGCAGACCCACGTGTAAGGCTGATTTCGCAACCAAACCAGGGTGTATCTGTTGCACGCAACATAGGTATTACCCATGCACAAGGAGAATACATTGCATTCTTAGATGCGGACGATTTATGGGAACCAACCAAGTTAGAAAAACAAGTGCGTTGTCTGGAGGATAACCCAGCAGTAGGATTAGTCTATACCTGGACAAATTTTATTGATGAATCAGATCAGCCTACAGGTGTATCCATAGTTTCCCATGCAGAGGGGAATGTGTGGGAGCAAATTGTTGTTAGAGATATGATTTCTACAGGTAGTTCACCCATGATCCGTCGTGAGTGTTTTGCAACCGTAGGAGTATTTGATGCCAACATTAGTATTGGTGAAGACCGAGATATGTGGAGCCGCATTGCTGCTCTTTATCTTTTTGCAGTGGTTAAAGAACCTTTAACTCTGTATCGTAGACATTCTAGAAATACAACTCAAAACAGCAACACAATAGTTCATGAACTGCATCAAGTGATCGAGAAAAGCTTTCATTCTGCCCCACTGGAATTGCTGTATTTGCGAAACCAAAGTTATGGCTGGATGAACTTCTTTGCAGCTTGGTCTGCCCTACTAGACGAGAATAACTACAAAGACGCAATTAATTACCGTCGGCAAGCGATTTTGCACTACCCTCAAATCCGCTACACATTCATCTACCTACGCCTAAGTTTAGCAATAGCAATCATACGTTGGCTTGGATCTCAAACTTATCAGGAAGTGCGATCGCTAACCCGTACTTTGCGACGGCTGATGTTAGGTGCTGCTACCTAA
- a CDS encoding glycosyltransferase family 2 protein produces MTKVSVVIPAYNAMTYLPETLESVLRQTFADFEVLMINDGSSDNIVEWAAEIVDPRVRLISQSNQGASVARNTGITHAQGEYIAFLDADDLWKPTKLEKQVRCLDNNPAAGLVYTWTALIDQSGSPIGTLWVSDIEGNVWQQIVVRDMISNGSSPMVRRSCFETVGVFDPQIKGVEDREMWIRIAACYPFAVVKEPLTLYRRHPGNMTSNRQMIITELRKVFEKAFESAPFELLYLRNQSYGWMNLFAAWGCIEDEKNYKKAIHYRQQAILHYPQLHNTSTYIRLSIRIATMRWFGLQGYERVRGITRTVRQLMLGAAT; encoded by the coding sequence ATGACAAAAGTTTCTGTTGTGATTCCAGCCTATAATGCTATGACTTATCTGCCAGAAACTCTAGAGAGTGTATTGAGGCAGACTTTCGCAGATTTTGAAGTATTAATGATTAATGATGGTAGTTCGGACAATATTGTGGAGTGGGCTGCTGAAATAGTAGATCCACGTGTAAGGCTAATTTCGCAATCAAATCAGGGTGCATCGGTTGCACGCAACACAGGTATTACCCATGCACAAGGAGAATACATTGCATTCTTAGACGCGGACGATTTATGGAAACCAACTAAATTAGAAAAGCAAGTGCGTTGTCTGGACAATAATCCCGCAGCAGGCTTAGTTTATACCTGGACGGCTTTAATTGATCAGTCAGGCAGCCCTATAGGTACATTATGGGTTTCCGATATAGAAGGCAATGTATGGCAGCAAATTGTTGTCAGAGACATGATCTCTAATGGCAGTTCACCAATGGTTCGCCGTAGTTGCTTTGAAACTGTTGGGGTATTCGATCCTCAGATCAAGGGCGTTGAAGATAGAGAAATGTGGATTCGGATTGCTGCTTGCTATCCTTTCGCAGTGGTTAAAGAACCCTTAACCCTGTATCGTCGTCACCCTGGCAACATGACCAGCAACCGCCAAATGATAATTACAGAACTACGCAAAGTCTTTGAGAAAGCCTTTGAATCTGCTCCTTTCGAGTTACTGTATTTGCGAAACCAAAGCTATGGTTGGATGAACTTGTTTGCGGCTTGGGGTTGTATAGAGGACGAGAAGAACTACAAAAAGGCAATACATTACCGTCAGCAGGCTATTTTGCATTATCCCCAATTACACAATACATCTACTTATATACGCTTGAGTATAAGAATAGCTACAATGCGCTGGTTTGGTCTTCAAGGCTACGAGAGAGTACGAGGAATAACTCGTACTGTACGTCAACTAATGTTAGGTGCTGCTACCTGA
- a CDS encoding glycosyltransferase family 4 protein gives MIKVFILCSGLGYIQRGYESFSQELFDALSQNCSLDVTLFKGNGKPSSKEIVVWNLPYYGKLAQKISEFFKKPERRDPYFTQQVTFFISFLPHLYLKKPDIIFFTEPSLGTLLWHWRSITKQRYQFLFCNGGPCSPSIFYRWDRVLQVAPTHFQSALDVGVAAEKQTLIPHAIHIPSEPVILSDSERELLRHKLGLPEKRPLILSVAAINKSRKRMDYVISEIAHLSEPRPYLLLLGHQGEEALDITQLGNNLLGVNNFQIRTVDKNKVADYYKIADAFVLASLYEGFGLVFLEAMSHGLPCLAHDYEVPRYILGKEGYFANFELAGSLASLIPHALAESHDISKRRHRHCIVYERFSWDKLRPEYVKLIQQCINS, from the coding sequence ATGATCAAAGTGTTTATTCTCTGTTCAGGACTTGGTTACATTCAGCGTGGTTATGAATCTTTTTCTCAAGAACTTTTTGATGCATTATCACAAAATTGCTCCCTAGATGTGACTCTTTTTAAAGGGAATGGCAAGCCATCCAGTAAAGAAATTGTTGTCTGGAATCTGCCGTATTATGGCAAGCTAGCTCAAAAAATTAGCGAATTTTTTAAAAAACCAGAGAGAAGAGATCCATACTTCACTCAGCAAGTAACATTTTTTATCAGCTTTCTTCCCCATTTATATTTGAAAAAACCAGATATTATTTTCTTTACTGAACCAAGTTTAGGTACTTTACTATGGCATTGGCGGTCTATTACAAAGCAAAGGTATCAGTTTTTATTTTGTAATGGAGGACCTTGTTCACCAAGTATATTTTATCGCTGGGATCGTGTACTTCAAGTAGCTCCTACTCATTTTCAATCTGCTTTAGATGTAGGAGTAGCTGCTGAAAAACAGACTTTGATTCCCCATGCAATTCATATACCCTCTGAACCTGTAATTCTCAGTGATAGTGAACGGGAACTTCTACGTCATAAACTTGGATTGCCTGAAAAAAGACCATTGATTCTCTCAGTGGCAGCTATTAATAAATCTCGTAAGCGAATGGATTACGTAATTAGCGAAATAGCTCATCTATCTGAACCACGTCCTTATCTTTTATTACTAGGTCATCAAGGGGAGGAAGCACTAGACATTACTCAGCTTGGCAATAACTTATTAGGTGTCAATAATTTTCAGATTAGAACTGTTGATAAAAATAAAGTTGCAGATTACTACAAAATTGCAGATGCTTTCGTTCTAGCTTCTCTATATGAGGGGTTTGGTCTGGTGTTTTTAGAGGCAATGTCCCACGGTCTACCCTGTTTAGCTCATGATTATGAAGTTCCTCGCTATATATTAGGCAAAGAGGGATATTTCGCTAATTTTGAATTAGCAGGTAGTTTAGCAAGTTTAATACCTCATGCGCTAGCAGAATCTCACGATATATCTAAACGACGTCATCGTCATTGTATTGTCTACGAACGTTTTAGCTGGGATAAATTGCGCCCAGAATATGTCAAATTGATTCAACAATGTATCAACTCGTGA